The following are encoded in a window of Vibrio sp. SCSIO 43136 genomic DNA:
- a CDS encoding DeoR/GlpR family DNA-binding transcription regulator, producing MTNPRQDKLLKLVIDKGYYTVEDLAEQLDVSTQTIRRDIKKLSDERLLIRHHGGASSPATKTNLDYEVRKVSETSEKNAIAKRIAEMIPDNSTVFITIGTTMEVVASHLLNKSNLQVITNSLRVANILHSNKTFDVLIPSGKVKATNGGIAGTEALDFIANFRFDYLVTSAGSMDVDGTLLEYDLNETLITQKAMSSARHVMLALDSTKFIPKGSIQLGHIRDASFLFTNEPVSPELRATAEKEGVNLEVCEG from the coding sequence GTGACGAATCCAAGACAAGATAAATTATTAAAGCTCGTAATTGATAAAGGCTACTACACGGTTGAAGATCTGGCCGAACAGCTAGACGTATCTACTCAAACGATTCGCCGTGATATTAAGAAGTTAAGTGATGAACGCCTGTTGATCCGTCACCATGGTGGTGCCAGTTCACCTGCGACCAAAACCAACCTCGATTACGAGGTGCGTAAAGTGTCCGAAACATCTGAGAAAAACGCCATTGCAAAACGCATTGCCGAGATGATCCCAGATAATTCAACGGTATTCATCACGATTGGTACAACCATGGAAGTCGTGGCTAGCCATCTGCTCAATAAAAGTAACTTGCAAGTTATCACCAACAGTTTGCGCGTTGCCAATATTTTGCACAGCAACAAAACGTTTGATGTGCTGATCCCAAGTGGCAAGGTAAAAGCGACCAACGGTGGTATTGCAGGGACAGAAGCATTGGATTTTATCGCCAACTTCCGCTTCGACTACTTGGTCACCAGCGCAGGTTCAATGGATGTAGATGGGACATTGCTTGAGTACGATCTCAACGAAACTTTGATCACTCAAAAAGCCATGAGTTCAGCAAGACACGTAATGCTGGCTTTAGACTCAACCAAGTTTATTCCGAAAGGCTCGATTCAACTTGGCCACATTCGTGATGCTAGCTTCTTATTTACCAATGAACCTGTAAGTCCAGAACTTCGAGCAACCGCTGAGAAAGAAGGCGTTAACTTAGAGGTTTGTGAAGGTTAG
- a CDS encoding PfkB family carbohydrate kinase: protein MSIACLGITVLDRIQRVANLPTAGGKYVATDYYEVGGGPAATAAVAVAKLGHEVDFIGRVGCDGVADTMLTELAGYGVNTDSCIKITNASSAFSAILVDDEGERMIINYQDPSLSRDITPLKAINFSNYQAVLTDVRWTEGAKYALEQAKQYGIPSVLDADLTPEPIDDLVALADHVAFSEPGLERFTGVTDPIEGLKIAQKQTKGKVYVTVGSEGCYWLEDGEIAHQSGLKVDVVDTTGAGDVFHGAFVVAVAEQMATRDAIKFSNTVAALKCTKRGGREGIPTRSVVDSQI, encoded by the coding sequence ATGTCGATAGCGTGTCTCGGTATTACCGTTCTTGATCGAATTCAAAGAGTTGCCAACCTGCCTACTGCGGGGGGGAAATACGTCGCCACTGATTACTACGAGGTGGGTGGTGGTCCTGCCGCTACGGCAGCGGTTGCTGTGGCAAAACTTGGACATGAGGTTGATTTTATCGGCCGCGTAGGCTGTGATGGTGTTGCCGACACTATGCTCACAGAGCTTGCTGGCTATGGGGTCAACACCGATAGCTGTATCAAAATCACCAATGCCAGTTCCGCATTTTCGGCGATTTTAGTGGACGACGAAGGCGAACGAATGATCATCAACTATCAAGATCCTTCGCTATCTCGAGACATCACCCCGCTTAAGGCGATCAACTTTTCAAATTACCAAGCGGTATTGACCGATGTACGCTGGACAGAAGGAGCGAAATACGCTCTAGAACAAGCGAAACAGTACGGCATTCCATCAGTATTAGATGCAGACCTCACTCCTGAACCAATCGATGATTTGGTCGCACTTGCAGACCACGTTGCTTTCTCTGAACCAGGGCTTGAACGCTTCACTGGTGTCACAGATCCAATTGAAGGACTCAAAATCGCTCAGAAACAGACAAAAGGGAAAGTGTATGTTACTGTGGGCTCCGAAGGTTGCTACTGGTTAGAAGATGGAGAAATTGCTCATCAATCAGGACTTAAGGTCGATGTTGTCGACACCACTGGTGCTGGTGATGTGTTCCATGGAGCATTCGTTGTGGCCGTTGCTGAGCAAATGGCAACACGTGACGCAATTAAGTTTTCAAATACAGTAGCGGCGCTGAAATGTACTAAGCGCGGTGGCAGGGAAGGCATACCGACACGCTCAGTCGTCGATTCACAGATATAA
- the yihU gene encoding sulfolactaldehyde 3-reductase, whose translation MSTIGFIGLGQMGSPMATTLINGGHTVCVFDINQCAVNELVEKGAHAASTPAQAASEAEFVITMLPNGKLVREVVFGVNGITETLSKDALVIDMSSIHPFETDALVSEMTEKGYAMMEAPVGRTSDHAVRGELLILAGGTKEQIERAQPLFDCMGSETIDAGGPGKGIRVKMVNNYMSIALNALSAEAATLSEAIGLDFETALAVMSGTPAGNGHFKTTWPNKVLAGDLSPAFMVDLAHKDLGIALDLANQVNVPMPCGAASRELYSIARAAGRGRQDWTSVFEQLRVTSGLEPKIK comes from the coding sequence ATGTCAACTATTGGATTTATCGGTCTTGGTCAAATGGGTAGCCCTATGGCGACTACCTTGATCAATGGTGGTCACACGGTATGCGTTTTCGACATTAATCAATGTGCAGTCAATGAGTTAGTAGAAAAAGGCGCCCACGCAGCAAGCACTCCAGCACAAGCTGCAAGCGAAGCTGAGTTTGTTATTACCATGCTTCCAAACGGAAAACTGGTCCGTGAAGTCGTATTTGGTGTAAACGGTATCACAGAGACGTTGAGTAAAGATGCGTTGGTGATCGACATGTCATCGATTCATCCATTTGAAACCGATGCACTGGTCTCAGAAATGACAGAAAAAGGCTACGCCATGATGGAAGCCCCAGTTGGCCGTACATCTGATCATGCGGTACGCGGCGAGCTGCTTATTTTGGCCGGTGGTACGAAAGAGCAAATTGAGCGAGCTCAGCCATTATTCGACTGCATGGGTTCAGAAACGATTGATGCTGGTGGTCCGGGTAAAGGTATTCGCGTCAAGATGGTCAATAACTACATGAGTATTGCATTGAACGCATTGTCGGCAGAAGCGGCAACCTTATCTGAGGCGATTGGTTTGGATTTTGAAACTGCACTTGCGGTGATGAGTGGCACTCCAGCGGGCAATGGTCACTTCAAGACGACTTGGCCAAACAAAGTGCTGGCTGGCGATCTTAGCCCTGCATTCATGGTTGACCTAGCCCACAAAGATCTGGGAATTGCGTTGGATTTGGCGAATCAAGTTAACGTGCCAATGCCATGCGGCGCTGCGTCTCGTGAACTGTACAGCATTGCTCGCGCAGCAGGCCGTGGTCGTCAGGACTGGACATCAGTATTTGAGCAGCTTCGAGTCACTTCAGGTCTTGAACCTAAGATCAAATAA
- a CDS encoding aldose epimerase family protein, with protein sequence MKISIEDWGQVEGQPLPVKLFSIENSQGMQIKVTNYGCIVTSIEVPDRNGQLADVVLGYESLDKYLGGHPFFGAIAGRFANRIKDGRYELDGEVFRLETNEPPTTQHLHGGSKGFDKYVWNFAVEECTDAVYLHLSRISPDGESGYGGTLTVTHTIGLDEHNQVHYNFSATTDKPTVVNLVNHSYYNLAGHDAGTVNGHQLKLHSDFYTPVTDKLIPTGEIKSVRNSDLDFTVVREIGCGEYDHNFVLNQQEKEGDYHLAAELYEPVSGRAMTVLTTQPGVQFYNGYKLSNKPWHGRNGHKYESREGMCLETQHFPDSPNQAHFPSVRLNPGEVYEEKTLHRFGVK encoded by the coding sequence GTGAAGATTTCAATCGAAGATTGGGGGCAAGTAGAAGGGCAACCGCTCCCAGTAAAACTGTTTAGTATCGAAAACTCCCAAGGAATGCAGATCAAGGTAACCAACTATGGCTGCATTGTGACTTCGATTGAAGTCCCTGACCGAAATGGCCAACTTGCCGATGTCGTTTTAGGGTATGAAAGCCTAGATAAGTATCTGGGGGGACACCCGTTCTTTGGTGCCATCGCTGGGCGTTTTGCCAACCGAATCAAAGATGGTCGCTATGAGTTGGATGGTGAGGTATTTCGCTTAGAAACCAATGAGCCACCAACGACACAGCACTTACACGGTGGTAGCAAAGGTTTTGACAAATATGTTTGGAACTTCGCCGTTGAAGAGTGTACCGACGCGGTTTATCTACATTTGAGCCGCATTTCACCAGACGGTGAATCGGGGTATGGCGGCACTTTGACGGTGACTCATACCATAGGTTTGGATGAGCATAACCAAGTGCACTACAACTTTTCGGCAACCACGGATAAGCCGACAGTCGTCAATCTAGTTAACCACAGTTACTACAACTTGGCTGGTCACGATGCAGGGACTGTGAATGGACACCAATTAAAGCTTCATAGTGATTTCTATACACCAGTGACGGATAAACTGATCCCAACGGGTGAAATCAAAAGTGTGCGCAATAGCGATCTTGATTTTACGGTCGTTCGAGAGATCGGCTGCGGGGAGTATGACCATAATTTCGTTCTCAACCAGCAAGAGAAAGAAGGGGACTATCATTTGGCGGCAGAGCTATATGAGCCAGTCAGTGGTCGTGCGATGACGGTGCTGACGACTCAGCCCGGTGTCCAGTTTTATAACGGTTACAAGCTATCGAACAAGCCGTGGCACGGGCGTAACGGGCATAAGTACGAGTCACGAGAAGGCATGTGTTTGGAAACTCAGCACTTCCCTGATAGCCCGAACCAAGCGCATTTCCCGAGTGTTCGCTTGAATCCGGGTGAAGTCTATGAAGAAAAGACCCTTCACCGATTCGGTGTGAAATAA
- a CDS encoding sulfite exporter TauE/SafE family protein, with product MDTTLILVSMIIALAGFTQGLTGFGSALVSVPLLSMIVGAQTAVPIAGIFGWLVTLPIVWKMKEHIQHRTGLILFAGAVPASFVGAKLLANMPSHYILITMGVVLIVSSLHSLRSTKPLFQKTSIPVTVGAGFTSGVLGASVGESGPPVIAYTSMQPWTADQTKSTLAFFFMLQMIGANVSFYTEGLITEDVISYVVSALPAFAVGLTGGMVGYHFLQKYKIDYHKIVHTFLLVIGCALVFKNVHL from the coding sequence ATGGATACCACCCTAATTCTGGTCTCAATGATCATCGCACTGGCGGGCTTTACCCAAGGCCTGACAGGCTTCGGTTCAGCTTTGGTTTCAGTGCCTTTGCTATCAATGATTGTTGGGGCCCAAACCGCTGTGCCGATTGCGGGTATTTTCGGTTGGCTAGTGACTTTGCCCATCGTTTGGAAAATGAAAGAGCACATCCAGCATCGAACAGGGTTGATCTTGTTTGCTGGTGCTGTACCAGCCTCATTTGTGGGTGCAAAGCTACTCGCCAACATGCCATCTCATTACATTTTGATCACCATGGGTGTCGTGTTGATTGTTTCAAGTTTGCATTCACTGCGCTCGACTAAGCCTTTGTTTCAAAAGACCTCTATTCCTGTCACTGTCGGTGCGGGGTTCACATCTGGCGTGTTAGGGGCGAGCGTAGGTGAGTCTGGGCCTCCAGTTATCGCTTACACCTCTATGCAGCCTTGGACAGCGGATCAAACCAAATCAACATTGGCATTCTTTTTTATGCTGCAGATGATTGGGGCGAACGTGAGTTTCTATACCGAAGGCCTTATCACTGAAGATGTGATCTCTTATGTCGTGTCGGCTCTGCCTGCGTTTGCGGTTGGCTTAACAGGCGGCATGGTCGGATACCACTTCTTGCAAAAATACAAAATTGATTATCACAAGATCGTGCATACCTTCCTTTTGGTCATTGGTTGTGCATTAGTGTTTAAAAATGTCCATTTGTGA
- a CDS encoding AGE family epimerase/isomerase: protein MKWINTRSHNSWLETETDRIFEFGRKSVVPNGFGWVGNNGNIREEMGTRLWITARMLHCYSLAALMGRPGAYDLVEHGITALEGPLKDKEHGGWFATIDNEGEGIVDNSKQGYQHAFVLLGAASAVTTGHPRARALLDEAITVYDKHFWVEEKQMCYESWDQAWTETEAYRGGNMAMHSVEAFLIVYDVTKDKKWLDRALNITEFMVHKTAKGLNYRVNEHFDSDWNPLPDYNKDTPASHFRAYGGTPGHWIEWGRLICHLRATLLEIGEEAPEWLLEDAVGLFDATVRDAWAVDGAPGFVYSVDWDGKPVVRERIRWAPVEAIGTAYALYEVTGDEKYQQWYRTWWDYCRTYLIDYEGCSWWQELDVNNQAGTSVVWDGKQDIYHLMHCLVIPRLPLTPGLAPAVAAGLLDKNMQ, encoded by the coding sequence ATGAAATGGATTAACACCCGCTCTCATAACTCATGGTTAGAGACTGAAACAGACCGAATTTTTGAATTCGGCAGAAAATCAGTGGTACCAAATGGGTTTGGTTGGGTTGGCAACAACGGCAATATCCGTGAAGAGATGGGCACACGTCTTTGGATCACAGCACGCATGTTGCACTGTTACTCGCTTGCAGCCCTGATGGGGCGCCCTGGCGCTTACGACTTAGTCGAGCACGGTATTACAGCACTTGAAGGCCCACTTAAAGATAAAGAGCACGGTGGCTGGTTCGCAACTATCGATAATGAAGGTGAAGGCATTGTCGACAACTCTAAGCAGGGTTATCAACACGCTTTTGTCTTGCTTGGTGCTGCGAGCGCAGTGACCACGGGCCACCCACGAGCTCGAGCACTGCTTGATGAAGCTATCACAGTATATGACAAGCACTTCTGGGTCGAAGAGAAACAGATGTGTTATGAGTCTTGGGATCAAGCTTGGACGGAAACTGAGGCTTATCGTGGCGGTAACATGGCGATGCACTCAGTTGAAGCATTCTTGATTGTTTATGATGTAACCAAAGATAAGAAGTGGCTAGATCGTGCATTAAACATCACTGAGTTCATGGTGCATAAGACTGCAAAAGGCTTGAACTACCGAGTGAATGAACACTTCGACTCAGATTGGAATCCACTTCCAGACTACAACAAAGACACGCCAGCGAGTCACTTCCGTGCATATGGTGGTACACCGGGCCACTGGATTGAGTGGGGTCGTTTGATCTGTCACTTACGTGCCACCTTACTTGAAATTGGTGAAGAAGCTCCAGAATGGTTACTTGAAGATGCGGTAGGTCTATTCGATGCGACTGTCCGTGATGCATGGGCAGTGGATGGCGCTCCGGGCTTTGTCTATTCCGTGGATTGGGATGGCAAACCTGTCGTGCGTGAGCGTATTCGTTGGGCACCAGTAGAAGCGATTGGTACGGCTTACGCCCTGTATGAGGTTACAGGTGATGAGAAGTACCAGCAGTGGTATCGTACTTGGTGGGATTACTGCCGAACCTACCTTATCGATTATGAAGGCTGCTCTTGGTGGCAAGAGCTAGACGTCAACAACCAAGCCGGTACCAGTGTGGTTTGGGATGGTAAACAAGATATCTACCACTTAATGCATTGCTTGGTGATCCCTCGCTTGCCATTGACTCCTGGTCTTGCACCAGCAGTGGCTGCAGGTTTGCTTGATAAGAATATGCAATAG
- a CDS encoding EAL domain-containing protein produces the protein MFKFIKLFIALMLVSLSVKALADHTDVALSSSVIQQDNTSQIPAFELLTEQERHFLAQLGPLSVPATPHESPLSYVGREGEYKGYLNGVLRYVAEQLGLTLEHYPTTYAQSLKDFMAGRADILANFSSFEHPELQLERSMPIMHTKYVALGRSGEPPIKSMADFNGHTLVLVKEFAQTITIREKYPHLRALLVDDIGQAIDLVRRGEADFYIDNAIHAGYFLRNGMISDLSISGWLPESEMGYLEFYIGVRADQPLLLSAINKVLGSMSHSKWQDLRALWLRDMDPVSRLDLALTSTERAWLRANPTIKVTYEKHWAPFAYQDKNGEYLGLSVSYMDRISELLGVKFEPVEGSRFSDLLQPNADSEIDIIPALVKLESRLQYLDFTHSYLNVPVHLFSKVGMPLSYINQVSEIPVMARVAVLDNYAIVEQLREQVPTLQLIHVDSVTDGLQAVLNGHADYYAGNGVSTAYYISKGAIDSIQDVGKLDLENEYGIGVRKGMPILTSILNKALIAIPEHEKQQIYNSWRSVRFEQQTDYTLLAQLGMATLVLALLFLYWIKRLASEVTLRRSIEESLEDTVQERTRKLQSTEARFRSFFESNNCVMLLVDPDTQEIIDANKAACDFYGYTTQHMRRKTLAGLQVEQSMAKLSNKPLPLLESNYTIQQVHHCANKEIRTVELHFTPISYESHLQAFILVQDITERKEAEKQMLFNAHYDLLTHLPNRIHILNQLQSMLEEIESKGELVGVALLDIDDFKRINDSGGHEYGDQLLLDVTARLKRVLGTGEILGRLGGDEFAVLVHGKACESEFENLALRIMDVMKPSFMVRNRDMKVSISMGLAVAPTAGKSATELLRSADTAMYHAKDLGRDTYTFFTENMNTELERRIEVEQQMEGALQRGEFSLAFQPKIEIISGRISSAEALLRWNSPKLGFVSPMEFIPIAEQTGLIMSIGEFVMEQSVKTLANWQRQHGNQLSMALNLSPRQFRDAALVKKLKRYCVQYGVSSGHIELEITEGVLLSGETQVHQLLFEMHQLGFSIAMDDFGTGYASLSYLRQYPFDVLKIDRAFISDIVSNERDLGLVKAAINMAHGMGLSVVAEGVETADQLDLLALLKCNIAQGYYFSKPVPAPDFVKLLQADQEHSSSTYI, from the coding sequence ATGTTTAAGTTTATAAAACTATTCATTGCATTGATGCTGGTTAGCTTGAGTGTAAAAGCTTTAGCTGACCATACCGACGTCGCCCTGTCTTCTTCCGTCATCCAGCAAGATAACACTTCGCAAATACCAGCGTTTGAATTGCTCACTGAGCAAGAAAGGCACTTTCTCGCCCAACTCGGTCCTTTAAGTGTACCAGCGACCCCACATGAATCTCCGTTGTCTTATGTTGGGCGAGAAGGAGAGTATAAAGGGTACTTAAATGGTGTTTTGCGCTACGTTGCCGAGCAACTTGGATTGACTTTAGAACACTACCCAACCACCTATGCGCAGAGCCTCAAAGACTTTATGGCTGGGCGGGCAGATATTTTGGCTAATTTTTCATCGTTTGAACACCCAGAGCTTCAGCTAGAACGAAGCATGCCAATCATGCATACCAAGTACGTTGCTCTCGGGCGCAGTGGTGAGCCACCAATTAAGTCCATGGCAGATTTTAATGGTCATACCTTGGTGCTCGTTAAGGAGTTTGCCCAAACTATTACCATTCGCGAAAAGTATCCTCATTTACGGGCTCTATTGGTGGACGATATCGGTCAAGCGATCGACTTGGTACGCCGTGGAGAGGCGGATTTTTATATCGATAATGCGATTCATGCAGGCTATTTTTTGCGTAACGGTATGATCAGTGACTTATCTATATCTGGGTGGTTACCTGAGTCTGAGATGGGGTATTTGGAATTCTATATTGGTGTTAGGGCTGACCAACCACTGCTATTGTCTGCGATTAACAAAGTTCTTGGTTCGATGAGCCATTCCAAATGGCAGGACCTTCGAGCTCTTTGGTTGCGGGATATGGATCCAGTCTCTCGTTTAGATCTTGCATTAACCAGTACTGAGCGTGCTTGGCTTAGAGCGAACCCTACTATCAAAGTGACCTATGAGAAACATTGGGCTCCCTTTGCCTATCAAGATAAAAACGGTGAGTATTTGGGGCTGTCTGTCTCCTATATGGACAGAATAAGTGAGTTACTTGGGGTTAAGTTTGAACCTGTAGAGGGTTCTCGCTTCAGTGATTTGTTACAACCCAATGCCGACTCAGAAATCGATATCATCCCTGCGCTGGTCAAGCTGGAAAGTCGCCTGCAGTACCTTGATTTCACTCACTCTTACCTCAATGTGCCCGTACATTTGTTCTCAAAAGTTGGGATGCCGCTGAGCTACATAAATCAAGTTTCTGAGATCCCTGTGATGGCTAGGGTTGCGGTGTTGGACAACTATGCGATTGTTGAACAGCTTCGAGAGCAAGTTCCAACGTTGCAATTGATCCATGTAGATTCCGTGACTGACGGGTTGCAAGCGGTGCTTAACGGACATGCTGACTACTATGCTGGAAACGGCGTTTCTACCGCCTACTACATATCTAAAGGGGCCATCGATTCTATTCAGGATGTCGGCAAGCTGGATCTTGAAAATGAATACGGGATTGGCGTGCGGAAGGGAATGCCGATACTGACCAGTATTCTCAATAAAGCACTCATTGCCATTCCTGAGCATGAAAAGCAGCAAATATACAATAGTTGGCGTTCCGTGAGATTTGAGCAGCAAACAGATTACACCTTGTTGGCTCAATTAGGCATGGCCACACTGGTGCTCGCTCTATTGTTTTTGTATTGGATAAAACGCTTGGCGAGTGAAGTGACCTTGCGACGTTCTATTGAAGAAAGCCTTGAAGATACGGTTCAGGAAAGAACCCGAAAACTTCAATCGACAGAAGCAAGATTTCGTTCCTTTTTTGAAAGCAATAACTGCGTAATGCTGTTAGTTGATCCTGACACGCAAGAGATTATCGACGCTAATAAAGCGGCATGTGATTTCTATGGTTACACTACGCAACACATGCGCAGAAAGACGCTTGCGGGGCTGCAAGTAGAACAATCCATGGCAAAGTTGTCGAATAAACCGTTGCCGTTATTGGAGAGCAACTACACGATTCAACAAGTACATCATTGCGCTAATAAGGAGATACGCACGGTGGAGCTACACTTCACCCCGATCTCCTATGAGTCTCACCTCCAAGCGTTTATTTTGGTGCAGGATATTACCGAGCGTAAAGAAGCTGAAAAGCAAATGCTGTTTAACGCTCACTATGACTTGCTGACCCACCTCCCTAATAGAATCCATATATTAAATCAACTGCAATCCATGCTTGAAGAGATAGAGTCTAAAGGTGAATTGGTGGGCGTTGCGCTTCTCGATATCGATGACTTTAAAAGGATCAATGATAGTGGAGGGCACGAGTACGGAGACCAGTTATTATTGGATGTGACTGCTCGCCTTAAGCGGGTATTAGGCACAGGGGAGATACTGGGCCGACTGGGCGGAGATGAGTTTGCGGTGTTGGTTCATGGTAAAGCTTGCGAATCTGAGTTTGAAAACCTCGCACTGCGGATCATGGATGTCATGAAACCTTCATTCATGGTCAGAAATAGAGATATGAAGGTGAGTATAAGTATGGGGCTCGCAGTCGCTCCAACGGCAGGGAAAAGTGCAACAGAGTTATTAAGAAGTGCTGATACCGCCATGTACCACGCGAAAGATCTCGGCAGAGATACTTATACTTTCTTTACCGAAAATATGAATACTGAGCTGGAGCGCCGAATTGAAGTAGAGCAGCAAATGGAAGGGGCGCTACAGCGTGGTGAATTTAGCCTAGCCTTCCAGCCTAAAATAGAGATTATCTCTGGACGTATCAGTAGTGCAGAAGCATTGCTGCGCTGGAATAGCCCAAAGCTTGGTTTTGTCAGCCCAATGGAATTTATTCCTATTGCAGAACAAACGGGTTTGATCATGAGCATTGGCGAGTTCGTGATGGAGCAATCAGTCAAGACGTTAGCGAACTGGCAGCGCCAGCATGGTAACCAGCTAAGCATGGCACTTAACCTATCTCCCCGTCAGTTTCGAGATGCAGCTTTGGTAAAGAAGCTGAAGCGCTACTGTGTGCAGTATGGGGTATCTTCTGGGCACATAGAGCTCGAAATCACCGAAGGCGTATTACTGTCTGGAGAAACTCAAGTACATCAACTCCTGTTTGAGATGCATCAACTAGGTTTCTCGATTGCAATGGATGACTTTGGCACTGGTTACGCATCACTCAGCTACTTACGGCAATACCCATTTGATGTATTAAAAATCGATCGCGCCTTCATCAGTGACATTGTGAGCAATGAACGAGATTTAGGCTTAGTAAAAGCCGCAATCAATATGGCTCACGGCATGGGATTAAGCGTGGTCGCTGAAGGCGTAGAAACCGCAGACCAGCTTGATCTACTGGCCCTACTAAAATGCAACATCGCCCAAGGCTATTACTTCAGCAAACCAGTACCAGCCCCTGACTTTGTAAAACTACTACAAGCCGACCAAGAACACTCAAGCAGTACCTACATCTAA
- a CDS encoding class II fructose-bisphosphate aldolase — MPYVSGKKMIEQAWNEGYAIGAFTAHNLETIKAVLLAAQAEQAPIMIQIGQKAINEMGMKPLRDAVDSLIEHHQITVPICIHLDHSRKFEQCMEAAKRDFQSLMFDGSALPIDENVRITKAVVEVAAALGLGSEGEIGKIGGTEDDITVDEKDAMITTVEEALDFSERTGVDYLAVSIGTAHGVYKTTPELKFDRLSEIKDAVKKPIVLHGGSGVPDDQVVEAIKRGVAKINVDTELRQGFITGVQAHWKERENDYILADVMNTGIASMMEVVQHKIRLFGSNGKA, encoded by the coding sequence ATGCCTTACGTATCTGGTAAAAAGATGATTGAACAAGCGTGGAATGAGGGTTACGCAATCGGCGCTTTCACCGCACACAACTTAGAGACCATCAAAGCAGTATTGCTTGCAGCCCAAGCAGAACAAGCACCTATCATGATTCAGATTGGTCAGAAAGCGATTAACGAAATGGGCATGAAGCCACTTCGAGACGCTGTTGATTCACTGATTGAGCATCACCAAATCACAGTGCCAATTTGTATCCACCTAGACCATAGCCGTAAGTTTGAGCAATGTATGGAAGCCGCTAAGCGTGATTTTCAATCGCTCATGTTCGATGGTTCGGCACTTCCAATCGATGAAAACGTTCGCATTACAAAGGCAGTTGTAGAAGTTGCGGCGGCTCTTGGTCTTGGCTCTGAAGGTGAGATTGGCAAGATCGGTGGCACGGAAGATGACATCACAGTTGATGAAAAAGATGCCATGATCACTACGGTAGAAGAAGCGCTAGATTTCTCTGAGCGCACGGGCGTTGATTACCTAGCTGTGTCTATCGGTACGGCTCATGGTGTTTACAAAACCACGCCAGAACTAAAGTTTGACCGCCTGTCAGAAATTAAAGACGCAGTGAAGAAACCTATCGTACTTCACGGCGGTTCAGGGGTGCCTGATGACCAAGTTGTAGAAGCCATCAAGCGCGGTGTTGCAAAAATCAACGTAGATACCGAGCTTCGTCAAGGTTTCATTACTGGTGTTCAAGCACACTGGAAAGAAAGGGAAAACGATTACATTTTGGCGGATGTAATGAACACTGGTATCGCTTCCATGATGGAAGTTGTACAGCACAAGATCCGCCTATTTGGTTCAAACGGTAAAGCTTAA
- a CDS encoding TRAP transporter small permease, translated as MLKAIENALHKINAPIARWTASIAGFFLFVMTAIVLIQVGCRYILNMPLGWTDESSRFLMIYMTYLCLPIIYLEDRNISMTFVTDKLKGTRIFELLMVFAHIASLLLFAVWIYFGYKFFETGAVMADSLPIPMYIIYAIPPVMLAISCSFALQKLAGSLHNLIFFTQAQQKNMTAEAVK; from the coding sequence ATGCTTAAAGCCATAGAAAACGCTTTACATAAAATCAATGCACCAATAGCACGCTGGACAGCAAGCATTGCGGGATTTTTCCTTTTCGTAATGACTGCGATTGTACTGATCCAAGTTGGATGTCGTTACATCCTAAACATGCCACTTGGCTGGACTGACGAATCTTCTCGCTTCTTGATGATCTACATGACGTACCTATGTCTACCAATCATCTACCTAGAAGACCGTAATATCTCCATGACGTTTGTGACAGATAAACTTAAGGGTACTCGAATCTTTGAACTCTTGATGGTGTTTGCTCACATTGCAAGTTTGCTTCTATTCGCCGTTTGGATCTATTTCGGCTACAAGTTTTTCGAAACTGGGGCAGTGATGGCGGATAGCTTGCCTATCCCTATGTACATCATCTACGCCATTCCACCAGTAATGCTTGCGATCTCTTGCTCGTTTGCACTACAGAAACTGGCAGGTTCGTTACACAACCTAATCTTTTTTACCCAAGCTCAGCAGAAAAATATGACTGCTGAAGCAGTGAAGTAG